The window CGGTCAAAATGTCCTCTCCAATCTATACTGATAAATCtttatcattatcttttaaaatacttAATTAATGGTAGCCTTACTTATATGATTAATATATGTCCAGGTTAAATTCCTACTTTTAACTAATTGTAATTAGTTGCCAACAAAGTTACAttgtcatttctttttaataacaTCACTTTTacatatttcaaaatttatatattttttggttttgggTCTTGCTAATGACAGCCTTATGCTGTCGTTATACTTAATGCTATAAGCTAACCTTGTCTCTTGCTTTGAAGGTACTTTCTGAATGTCATCTTCAACATATTGAACAAGAAGATCTACAACTATTTTCCTTATCCCTAGTAAGCTAGTTTTGTTAACTTCATAGTGTCATGCCATCTTGTAACAATCCTTTTTCAAATAATTAAGGACAGTATCATGTAAATATACAGTTTCGTCTCGGTGATACATCTGGCTGTTGGAGTGGTTTACTGTCTTGGTAGCTGGGCTGTTGGTCTACCAAAACGCGCTGTAAGTGACGAATTTCCTCAAAGTCTTAGTTTTGCTACATAGAGTTATTATGAAGAATCTATGTATAATGTCTAGAGGTACCATAATCAGCTGGTCAAGTTGGTTTAGGAATTGTGACAATACAGGCATTTTCTTGCCAGAGTCCAGACCAGGTTGACTAGAAAGACTTGTGTGAATCAACAATAAAACAGACATATACAGggtatatgtttttttacaatTTGACCCGTTATAGATAATACATAACCCGTTTATAAGTAACTGAGTCGTAGTTACCACCTCTAGACGTTTCATGGTGTTCTTCATACACAAATAAGACAGTGATTTGTTTGCGTATGCTGACATTTAGTCCTTTGCTTTTTGTAGCCCATCGACTCAAACCTTCTGAAACTTCTTATTCCCGTGGCTGTATGTCACGCTCTAGGACACGTCACCAGTAACGTGTCATTTGCAGCTGTCGCTGTCTCGTTTACTCACACAATCAAAGGTAAGTAATTACTACACATGAATAAAAGTTTAGTACcctaattattttttctaatataatGAACTGTAATCCTTGTCATTACTTGTTAATAGCGCTTGAGCCATTCTTCAATGCTGCTGCTTCTCAATTCATTCTTGGACAGTCCATACCCATAACTTTGTGGTTGTCTTTGGCTCCTGTTGTTCTTGGTATGCTCTTTTCTATCCAGATATGTTTAACTTTCGTCGTTATTTTTCAACATTAATCAATGGGTCTTCACGGTATTGGAGATGACCTATGAAACAAGTTGTTGTGGGTTCTAATCTAGAAGCAAATTTTGCATTGTTAAAATCTGAACTCAAGTTGAATGCAGGTGTCTCAATGGCGTCATTAACTGAGCTGTCATTCAACTGGCTGGGCTTTATCAGTGCCATGATTTCCAATATCTCCTTTACTTACAGGAGTATCTACTCAAAGAAAGCCATGGTTATCCTCTATGCTAGTTTcctattgcttttttttttgttcattgaATTCATATTGCGGGTCCAAGTTTTCTTGTGACCCATAACTGAAGAAGTGAGAACTGATCAAAATTATTGATGAATGAAGCTTAGATTCTTCTTTGCTAATTATAAAGGTAGCAATTTTGGCGTATTCTGTTAactattttgttcatttttgcAGACTGACATGGACAGTACCAACTTGTATGCTTACATTTCCATCATTGCCCTCTTCGTTTGTCTTCCACCAGCCATAATTGTGAGTAGCATCATCTTTTAACGATCTGATTTCATTCATAATATGTGGCAAAATGGGCTGGTTAGATGAATTGAGTAAAAGGTTCAGATCAAAACAAACAATTCTCTATCACGAGTCAATATGGATCCAGCTAACCCAGCACTAAGAGGTTGTCAGTTCTAGTTAACATAAGAAACAAAAATGTGAATATGGTGTGAcacatttttatcttttatagtGAAAAACGCTGTATGTCTGATGACCCGTCAACATACAGATTGTGAGTTTAAGCCCCATGACCTTTCCTAAAGAAAATCAAAGCGAGATACGTTTTTTCCAAGATATTTAGCTTTTACTTTTATGATTAAATAGTTTGTGAATACAATTACAAAACTATAGTATTGTGTTAAATAACTTACAAATTAATATTGTTTCACCAATATTCTATTCGatagaagaaaaaaatttaataggTGCATCTATTGTAAACAAATGATGAACAACTTCTGACCCAATTGACCCATTCCACACATTTGGTATGTTTCCTGTTAACTTTCTTAATATTGAGCCCTTTGATCCAATAGAGATACAATGTAGCCCGAATTGACTCATTCATAATCTAATGGGTTGAATTTGCTACCTAATTTATAACCTGAAATCTATTGATCTTCTTACAATTTCCAATCTTTCAACAGTTGGAGGGACCTCAACTTCTAAAGCATGGATTCAATGATGCAATTGCTAAAGTGGGCATGACTAAGTTCGTAACTGATCTCTTTTGGGTTGGAATGTTTTATCACCTCTACAATCAGGTATAATGCATGACTAACTATAAATTTTGTATTCTTTGTGATATATTTGTCCCTGGATCGTTAAATCATTTCTTTTCACGTTTTCAGCTTGCAACCAACACACTTGAAAGGGTGGCACCTCTTACACATGCTGTTGGCAATGTGCTAAAACGGGTGTTTGTGATTGGTTTCTCAATCATTATCTTCGGTAATCGTTCTTTCTGGTTTTTCGTCGCTGTGAATAACTCAGCGTTTGGGCTCTTGATCTCTACAACAAAATTTACCCAACTTATTTGATCGTTGCAGGCAACAAGATATCAACACAAACAGCCATCGGTACCTCCATTGCCATTGCTGGGGTGGCATGCTATTCGCTCATCAAGGCCAAGATAGAGGAAGAGAAACGGGTTAGTTAAACACAAtatcttttcatttctttacctTACAACAACTCCTTTTCCGCATAAGTATAAATTTGTTGCTTGGTACCATTTGGCTAGGCCGTCAACAAATTGTTTTTGGGATTTTGAGTTTATCTATTATAATGTAATTAGTgagattataataataaatatcacgattatttttgttaaaatggtCGATGAATATCCAAGACTTTGggtgacttttgacccattatgTTAAGCTAAGTTTTCAAAGTATTTACCGGATGGCATTAGATACAACTTCTCTGTCAAAATGTAATGTATAACTAATGTTATGCTTAATTATGATATCAAAGAGCATCTTGGGATTTAAGATGAATAGTCAATCTATTTGTCTTTCAATTCATAAGAAAatttgatacgaacccatcaaCAATTATTTACAAGACTGCCATATATCGCCTTTCAGTTTTTCTGGGTTTTGTTagcattaaaatttattttgcaACAACCAATCTAAAGTACATAAAGAAGATTAAAAGTGTGCTTGATGTTGAGCTTTACTTACCTGGCCCGACTTGTTTCGGTTATGCTTAAAAGTAGTCGCCTATCATGCTTCAACATATGCGCCCTTGACTTTGCTAATAAGATGTGTAGATTCTGGCCAGAATTGTTTTCGTAAAGGGGTTTGGACTATGGATACGTGTTTCTTTGTTTGTTTAGTCTAGTTTGCCTCTTTCTAACCATATACGCTTATGGACAGAATCTGAAATCAGCATGAGGATGAAAATGGCAAAGGGGGAAAGGACAGGAGGGAAGGAATGCAATTATATTACTTAGTGTTATTATTTCAGCACGTAGCAAATTTGCTACAATTGTGAAGTTGTTTTCTTTGGTTTTTTGCGTCTACGAGAATAAACAAAGGTGACTCTCATGTAGACTCCAATAATGTATCATTCTATCTCTTTTACTACCAATATATCATTTCTAACTCTCCTGAGTTTAGAGGAGTTGATGTTGTCCTTTGTTGTATCTTGCTGATTCTCTCCTGAGTTTACAGAAGTCGTCCGTCATCCTTTGTTGTATGGTACTCATTCCGGTGAGTTTACAAAAGTTGATATATCgatcttttttttattagaagagcagaataattatattaaaaaagggATCTACTAGCAAGGTACTAGCTAGAGATCAAACCATCGATCTATTACTTCACAAGAACTTGGCCAATCCATTTTATCTAAATCATGAAAAAATATGATCAAATGTGAAATACATGTTTTTATATGGTACTAATCGCTATATGCATGCATTGACCAACATGTACACCTTGGCATTGGTGATGTTCAAACCTTTTGGCATGCCTCATTGTGTATAACATGAATACTAAGAGTTTTTAGTGTTTTGATAAACATAGCTCTGGCTAAACTAAGTTTTTGAAGACGACAATAAAAGTATTACGACAATAAGAAAAACCGTAACTGACCAGAGAATCCGAAAATCCAGTTATTGGTGGGGTGCGCTATTTTTGAGGCCGGTTTTAAGTGCAAAGCTCGTATATCTAACAAACCATATTCCAGACTCAGGTAGTATTTGTTTGGGACTTAGTAAACTCAGTCAttacttaatcaaaaatacttaatccattaagtcatcaaaagtgtttgtgttttgacttaataaacaaaaaaacaattgtATTGACTTAATGCACACAGAGTCACTTGTCAATTCAAtcacttaatggttaaaaaaacaaacgagCCCTCggtatattaattatttattaatagttatttttttctctaaatgtattaaaagatatttaaatGCTAATATGTAGGAAATGAATAccaggaaaaaaaatatattaatggaTTAATTATCCGACAGTAATAGCTAAACAGAGACCGTGGAGTCTGATTTTGGACTGACATAAAACTCGAATCTACTTAAACCCAACAAGTTTTGTTGTCatttatatccatatatacaaatataatataataaacatctATTGAGATTTCCATTACACACATCAACCCCTAGTTTTGAGCAAATGAGAGACATCTCTGACCACCTAATCATTGGTTTATAATTGACAACGCGGGCTAGTATGGTATTAGAAGATAGTTGACATCTTCAAACCAACACAACTCATATAAATTGCAAGGTTGAATTAGAACTTACTTTACTATTAGTTACTTCTAGGGGTGATCATGGGCGTAACCCGGTCCAACCCGTGCTCAACCCGCCCCGACTCGTGACCCGTGAATTACCAAAAAAGTGAACCGAGGACCGGCCCATGTTTCTTTGGGTTGGTCCGGTCCGGGTTAACATGCGGGCTCGTTTCTTTTTGGGCCAACCCGTAGCCcgttaaataaatattttcaattgTCTATTATGTATGAATACCTTCTTGTTTAATGCTTTCTTGTTTAATGCTTTATTGATGTAAAACTTATGAGTTGTTGAAcgtatttttcaatatatgcaTGCCTACATAATACTTTTTAGATATTAAAATTTGAGCTTTAAAGTCTAtttaacaacatattatatatatagcagCAAATATAACTATTGCATATTATATACGGGCAATATGTAcgtatacatataataatatgtaataTGTATATAGCAGActgaatatattagtttatataaacATGAAGTCAACAAGATACTGATCAGTTATTCAATTAAATCAACATTAACGAAT is drawn from Erigeron canadensis isolate Cc75 chromosome 9, C_canadensis_v1, whole genome shotgun sequence and contains these coding sequences:
- the LOC122581097 gene encoding triose phosphate/phosphate translocator, chloroplastic-like, giving the protein MESRVLSSGAIGNIPRLAIKPATRINNVGVGSAVSFPVRRLVNNTEGGNLVWGRQLRPNLLNLDYSHPTKHADHVLKPCLAAASDSTGDAAPTGFLAKNPWLVTGFFFFMWYFLNVIFNILNKKIYNYFPYPYFVSVIHLAVGVVYCLGSWAVGLPKRAPIDSNLLKLLIPVAVCHALGHVTSNVSFAAVAVSFTHTIKALEPFFNAAASQFILGQSIPITLWLSLAPVVLGVSMASLTELSFNWLGFISAMISNISFTYRSIYSKKAMTDMDSTNLYAYISIIALFVCLPPAIILEGPQLLKHGFNDAIAKVGMTKFVTDLFWVGMFYHLYNQLATNTLERVAPLTHAVGNVLKRVFVIGFSIIIFGNKISTQTAIGTSIAIAGVACYSLIKAKIEEEKRNLKSA